One part of the Rutidosis leptorrhynchoides isolate AG116_Rl617_1_P2 chromosome 1, CSIRO_AGI_Rlap_v1, whole genome shotgun sequence genome encodes these proteins:
- the LOC139857292 gene encoding ras-related protein RABC2a-like isoform X1 has translation MSLATQYDMSFKILLIGDSGVGKSSLLLSFISNSTEDISPTIGVDFKIKQLTVGGKRLKLTIWDTAGQERFRTLTCSYYRGAHGIILAYDVTRRDTFTSLSGIWAKEVERYSTNQDCVKMLIGNKVDKDSERFVSKEEGIALADELGCLFFECSATTLENVHQCFEELASKIMEVPSLVEEGSTIVKKTILMQKPEDQSMPNDGCCS, from the exons ATGAGTTTGGCTACTCAGTATGATATGTCATTTAAGATATTGTTGATTGGTGATTCAGGTGTGGGTAAAAGTAGCCTTCTGCTTAGTTTCATCTCGAATTCTACAGAGGATATTTCTCCTACTATTG GTGTTGACTTCAAAATCAAGCAGCTAACAGTCGGTGGAAAGAGATTAAAGCTTACGATATGGGACACTG CGGGACAGGAAAGATTCAGGACTTTGACATGCTCTTACTACAGAGGTGCACATGGAATTATTCTCG CATATGATGTTACAAGGAGAGATACATTCACAAGCTTGTCAGGCATATGGGCTAAAGAAGTTGAACGTTACTCCACCAATCAGGACTGTGTCAAGATGCTCATTGGAAATAAAGTCGACAAA GACTCAGAAAGGTTTGTAAGCAAGGAAGAAGGCATTGCTCTTGCAGATGAACTTGGATGCTTATTTTTTGAGTGCAGTGCTACAACTCTAGAAAATGTACACCAATGTTTCGAAGAGCTTGCATCAAAG attatggAGGTTCCTAGTCTTGTTGAAGAAGGGTCTACAATAGTAAAGAAGACTATACTAATGCAAAAACCAGAGGACCAATCAATGCCTAATGACGGCTGTTGTTCATAG
- the LOC139857292 gene encoding ras-related protein RABC2a-like isoform X2 produces the protein MSLATQYDMSFKILLIGDSGVGKSSLLLSFISNSTEDISPTIGVDFKIKQLTVGGKRLKLTIWDTAYDVTRRDTFTSLSGIWAKEVERYSTNQDCVKMLIGNKVDKDSERFVSKEEGIALADELGCLFFECSATTLENVHQCFEELASKIMEVPSLVEEGSTIVKKTILMQKPEDQSMPNDGCCS, from the exons ATGAGTTTGGCTACTCAGTATGATATGTCATTTAAGATATTGTTGATTGGTGATTCAGGTGTGGGTAAAAGTAGCCTTCTGCTTAGTTTCATCTCGAATTCTACAGAGGATATTTCTCCTACTATTG GTGTTGACTTCAAAATCAAGCAGCTAACAGTCGGTGGAAAGAGATTAAAGCTTACGATATGGGACACTG CATATGATGTTACAAGGAGAGATACATTCACAAGCTTGTCAGGCATATGGGCTAAAGAAGTTGAACGTTACTCCACCAATCAGGACTGTGTCAAGATGCTCATTGGAAATAAAGTCGACAAA GACTCAGAAAGGTTTGTAAGCAAGGAAGAAGGCATTGCTCTTGCAGATGAACTTGGATGCTTATTTTTTGAGTGCAGTGCTACAACTCTAGAAAATGTACACCAATGTTTCGAAGAGCTTGCATCAAAG attatggAGGTTCCTAGTCTTGTTGAAGAAGGGTCTACAATAGTAAAGAAGACTATACTAATGCAAAAACCAGAGGACCAATCAATGCCTAATGACGGCTGTTGTTCATAG